The Pecten maximus chromosome 11, xPecMax1.1, whole genome shotgun sequence genome has a segment encoding these proteins:
- the LOC117338444 gene encoding putative uncharacterized protein DDB_G0286901 yields MEQCDKQHGKQHREQHNKQHREQHNKQHRSNIGNNLANNIGNIMVNNTGNNMVNNIGNIIGNNLANNTGNIIVNNIGNNMVNNIGNIMVNNIGNNMENNIGNNMINNIWDNLANNRGNNMVNNRGNIMVNNIGNIMVNNIGNNMVNNIGNNMENNIGNNMVNNIGNNMVNNIGNNMVNNIGNIMVNNIGNNLANNRGNNMVNNIGNIMVNNIGNIMVNNIGNNMVNNIGDNMVNIMVNNIWNIMVNNIGDNLANNIGNIMVNNIGNNLANNTGNIMVNNIGNNLVNNIGNNLANNIGNNLANNIGNNLANNIGNIMVNNKGNIMVNTIGNIMVNNKGNIMVNNKGNIMVNNKGNIMVNNIGNIMVNNIGNIMINNIGKIMVNNIGNNMVNNIGNIMVNNIGNIMVNNKGNIMVNNRGNIMVNNKGNIMVNNKGNIMVNNKGNIMVNNKGNIMVNNIGNIMVNNKGNIMVNNIGNIMINNIGNIMVNNIGNNMVNNIGNIMVNNIGNIMVNNKGNIMVNNIGNIMVNNIGIIMANNIGNIMVNNIGNIMVNNKGNIMVNNIGNIMVNNIGNIVVNNIGDNLANNIGNIMVNNRGNSMVNFDLHLML; encoded by the coding sequence ATGGAACAATGTGACAAACAACACGGCAAACAACATAGGGAACAACATAACAAACAACATAGGGAACAACATAACAAACAACATAGAAGCAACATAGGgaacaacctggcaaacaacaTAGGGAACATCATGGTAAACAACACAGGGAACAACATGGTGAACAACATAGGGAACATCATAGGgaacaacctggcaaacaacaCAGGGAACATCATTGTAAACAACATAGGGAACAACATGGTAAACAACATAGGGAACATTATGGTAAACAACATAGGGAACAACATGGAAAACAACATAGGGAACAACATGATAAACAACATATGGgacaacctggcaaacaacaGAGGGAACAACATGGTAAACAACAGAGGGAACATCATGGTAAACAACATAGGGAACATCATGGTAAACAACATAGGGAACAACATGGTAAACAACATAGGGAACAACATGGAAAACAACATAGGGAACAACATGGTAAACAACATAGGGAACAACATGGTAAACAACATAGGGAACAACATGGTAAACAACATAGGGAACATCATGGTAAACAACATAGGgaacaacctggcaaacaacaGAGGGAACAACATGGTAAACAATATAGGGAACATCATGGTAAACAACATAGGGAACATCATGGTAAACAACATAGGGAACAACATGGTAAACAACATAGGTGACAACATGGTAAACATCATGGTAAACAACATATGGAACATCATGGTAAACAACATAGGGgacaacctggcaaacaacaTAGGGAACATCATGGTAAACAACATAGGgaacaacctggcaaacaacaCAGGGAACATCATGGTAAACAACATAGGGAACAACCTGGTAAACAACATAGGgaacaacctggcaaacaacaTAGGgaacaacctggcaaacaacaTAGGgaacaacctggcaaacaacaTAGGGAACATCATGGTAAACAACAAAGGGAACATCATGGTAAACACCATAGGGAACATCATGGTAAACAACAAAGGGAACATCATGGTAAACAACAAAGGGAACATCATGGTAAACAACAAAGGGAACATCATGGTAAACAACATAGGGAACATCATGGTAAACAACATAGGGAACATCATGATAAACAACATAGGGAAAATCATGGTAAACAACATAGGGAACAACATGGTAAACAACATAGGGAACATCATGGTAAACAACATAGGGAACATCATGGTAAACAACAAAGGGAACATCATGGTAAACAACAGAGGGAACATCATGGTAAACAACAAAGGGAACATCATGGTAAACAACAAAGGGAACATCATGGTAAACAACAAAGGGAACATCATGGTAAACAACAAAGGGAACATCATGGTAAACAACATAGGGAACATCATGGTAAACAACAAAGGGAACATCATGGTAAACAACATAGGGAACATCATGATAAACAACATAGGGAACATCATGGTAAACAACATAGGGAACAACATGGTAAACAACATAGGGAACATCATGGTAAACAACATAGGGAACATCATGGTAAACAACAAAGGGAACATCATGGTAAACAACATAGGGAACATCATGGTAAACAACATAGGGATTATCATGGCAAACAACATAGGGAACATCATGGTAAACAACATAGGGAACATCATGGTAAACAACAAAGGGAACATCATGGTAAACAACATAGGGAACATCATGGTAAACAACATAGGGAACATCGTGGTAAACAACATAGGGgacaacctggcaaacaacaTAGGGAACATCATGGTAAACAACAGAGGGAACAGCATGGTAAACTTTGATCTTCACTTGATGTTATGA